GAGGGGGTCGGTCACGTTTTCGCTGAGCACGTCGCAGAACATCGTGTTCGCCGTCGTGCCATCGTCGCCCCGCAGGTTCAGATGGGCACCACTTGGGACCGGGCTGGTCTGCGGACGGAGGTAGGAGTGTTCGGCCCCACCCGAGACCGTCCCCTCCACGCTGAACGTTTGCGTTCCGATGGCGGCACTTCCACTCACCGCGTATTCAAACGAACTCAAGTAGGTAGCCTTCAGGTCGAGACGCAGGGTTTGCCCCACGTCCGCGTCCGACGCCTTGAGCTGCCCCACCCAGACGCCGCGCAGGATGCGGGGGTCATCCTTGAACGAGACGGGAGTGGGTTCCGGGAGGTCCCGAGAGTAGTAGTCACACGACGAGAGGAGGGGAAGGAGCAGCACGGGCAGCAGTCGTCTCCTCATGATCGTCTCAGGGTACAGGCTGTGGGGCCGGTCACGAGGAAGACGTGTCGAGGTCGGGACGGCATCACGCCTGCCCCAGACTGGCCTTCACGCCGCCGAGGTGGTGCTGGTTGTGGTAGAGGGTGAAGAGCAGCATCTCGCGGACGCTGAGTTCGCCGAGGACGGGGTGCGTCAGGGCGAAGCGGTCGAGGTCGGCGTCCGTCCACCCTGCGAGGGCCGTTCTCACGGCGGCGGTGGCGTCCAGGTACTCCTGCACGAGCGCGGCCTGGTCGCCCTGCGGATCGGGGACGTAGCGGCCAGACGCCTTCGCCCCGCCCGCGAGCGCGTCCCGGTACCCGTCGCGGATGTCGAGGAAGGAGCGTGAGGGGCGGCCCCCACTCCGCCGTCCCAGCCGATCACGGGAAATCTGCAAGGCTTTGGCGACCGGCGCGTTGGAGAGCGTCAGGTGGTGGAGGTGGTGCGACGGAGACCATGCCTCCGCCGAACCGCGCGTGAACACGTCCCCCGGCAGCTTGCGGAAGTATGTTCCTAGCTCGCCCTGCATCTGATTGAGCGCCTGAAGGAGTTCCTCGCGGGTGTGCGGGGCCTGCGGGACGCTCAAGCGAGGTCCTCCGCCTTGCCGACGTTCAGGGTCCGCGCGTCGGGCAGGATACGTTTGACGAGGCCGGTGAGCACCGCGCCCGGCCCGAACTCGATAAAGGTGTCCACGCCGAGGGCCGCGAGGGTTTGAATAGTTTCCACCCAGCGCACGCTCCCGGTGATCTGGCGGGCGAGGAGGTCGGGGAGGGCGGCGGGGTCGCCGTTCGCCTCGGCGGTCACGTTCGCCACCACCGGAAAGGCGAGGGGACCGAAGGCCGTGGCCCGCAGGTCGGGGGTCAGGGCATCCTGCGCGGGCTGCATCAGGGCGCAGTGGAAGGGGGCGCTCACCTTGAGGGGGATGACCTTGAGGCCCCGCCCCTTGAGTGTGGCGGCGGCGGCGTCCACGGCGTCTTTCTCCCCCGAGATCACCGTCTGGGTCGGCGCGTTGAAGTTGGCGGGCTGGACGATGCCCGGTGCCGAGTCGCAGACCTCGCGCACCACGGCGGGGTCGCCCATGACGGCGCTCATCGCCCCGACGCCGACGGGCACGGCCTTCTGCATCAATTCGCCGCGCCGCCGGGTGAGGGTCAGCGCGCCCTCCAGCTTCAAGGTCCCGGCAGCGACGAGCGCGCTGTACTCGCCCAGCGAGTGCCCGGCGGCGTAGGCGGGGGTCTGGCCCGTCCTGGCCTGCCACGCCCGGTACGCGGCGACCGACGCGGCCACGAGCGCGGGCTGCTGGTTGGCGGTCAGGGTCAACTCGTCGAGCGGCCCGGTCTCGATCAGGGCGCGCAGGCCGGGCAGGGTACGTTCGGCCTCGGCATACACGGCCTCAGCCTCGGGGAAGGCGGCGGTGAGGTCCGCGCCCATCCCGACGGCGTGCGAACCCTGGCCTGGGAAGAGGGCGGCGATGGTCACACGCCCACCGCTTCCTGCCTCGCCCGAGCCTTCAAGCTGGGGGCACCCGCCCACCATTTCAGGGTGGAGGCCGCCCAGCTCAGGCCGCCCCCGAACGCGACGAGGAGGAGCTGCTGGCCGTCCCAAATCCGCCCGTCGTCGATGGCCTCCCGCAGCGCGAGGGGCACGGTGGCGCTCGACGTGTTGCCGTAGCGGTCGAGGTTCACGACCGTCTTGCTCATGGGCAGGCCCACGCGCTCGCAGGCGGCCTCGATGATGCGGATGTTGGCCTGATGGGGAATCACCCAGTCCACGTCCGCGCTGCTCAGGCCGCTCCTGGCGAGAACCTGATTGCCGCTGTCGCCGAGGACGCGCACGGCGAACTTGAAGACCTCGCGGCCATTCATCCCGACGGCCTCGCCCATCTCGAAGCCGCCGGGAAGCCGGGGGGCGGCACAGCGCAGGTAGAGGCTGGAGCCGCCCGCGCCGTCGGCCCCCAGCACGAAGTCCTGAAAGCCGTAGCCCTGCGGCACCGGCCCCACGACCGCCGCACCTCCCCCGTCCCCGAAGAGGATGGCGGTATTGCGGTCGTTCTGGTCCACGATCTTGGAGAGGGCCTCGGCCCCCACCACGAGGACCCGCCGCGCCGTGCCCGCCAGGATCAGGCCCTGCGCCACGCTCACGCCGTACACGAAGCCGCTGCACGCCGCCGAGAGGTCGAAGGCAGCGGCCCCGGCCAGGCCCACCTGCATGGCGATCAGGGCCGCCGTCGAGGGCATCAGGGCGTCGGGGCTGACCGTGGCGCAGATCACGGCGTCCACTTCATCCAGGGCGTCCGGGTCGCGCGAGAGCAGGTCGCGGACGGCAGCCACCCCCACGTCCGAGGTGTACTCCTCGGCCTCCGTGAAGCGGCGCTCGCGGATGCCCGTGCGGCTCTCGATCCACTCCGCGCTCGTGTCCATCCGCGCCTCGAAGTCCGCGTTCGTGACCACCCGCGCGGGCGCGTACGTGCCGAGGGCCGTGATGCCGATGCTGGGGCGGGCGGGGGTGGGGGGCTGGCCCTGGGGTGCAGTCATGCCCGAACCGTAGCATTCTTTGAACAGACGTTCAAGGAATAATCTGGGAGTGGGGACGTGGTTCGGGGGGCGACCAGCGGCCAGCTTCCAGCCGCCAGCAGAACAGCAGGAGTCGCCTGAGCTTGAGGGTGTGTTGAAGAGACGAGAGGCTGAGTCCTTGTGCCCCTCCCCCGAAAAAGGGGGCACGCCCCGACGGACACGCCCCCTCCTCGCCCTCGATGGGCCGTGGGTTCTACTCGCCCTGCCGCTCCTGACCCTGCTCCCCGCCCTGCTCGGTGGTGCCCTGCTCGGTCGTCCCCTCGGTGCCCGTCGAAACCTCCCCGGTCCGGGCGGTGACGGCCTCCTGGGCGCTCACATCCGCGTCGTCGGTGGCGGTGCCGACGGTCAGCTCGTCGGTCATCCCAGTATCCGCCGTCTCAGAGTCCGTCGCCCCGGTGCCCTCCTCCTGCGAGGTGGCCTGCGCCTCGATCTGGGTCTCCCCGGTGGCGTCACTGCCTGCGCTCATGTCCTCGGCCTGCTCGGTGCCCGCCTGCTCGGTCTGCTCGGCCTGCTCGGTCTGAGGCTCACTGACGACGTTCTGCGCGCCCTGGGCCTGCGCCGCCTGCCCGCCGCCGAGTTGGGCGAGCGCCTGCGCCAGCCCCTTCTCGCGGGTGAGGCTGACGAGGTAGCCGTTCAGGCCCTCCGGCCCGAGCTGGGTGCGGAGCTGCTGGACGGTCATGTTGTTGCCCTGCGCGAGCGCGCCGAGGGTCTGATTGAACTCGGCCTCGGTGACGCGCACGTTCAGGTCCTCGGCGAGCCGCTCCAGCGCGAGGTCACGCTTCACGCGGGACTCGGCATTCCTGGCGAGGTCGGCCATGAAGTCGTCGAGCTTGCCCTGCTCGCGCATGAACTCCTCGTACTCGCCCCACTTCACGCCCTGGCGACTCAGGTCGTCCTGAATCTCCTCCAGCATCGCCTCGCGGCGGCGGTCCACGAGGGCGCGGGGAATATCGGCCTGCATCCTCTCCACCAGCCCGGTCACGAACTCCTCGCGGCGGGCGGCGTCGCCCTCCTGGCGGGCGCGGCGCTCCAGCTCGCCCCTGAGATCGGTCCGCAGGCGGTCCAGGCTGTCGAAGTTCAGGCTCCTGGCGAAGTCGTCGTTCAGTTCCTGAAGCTGCTTGGTCTGCACGCCCTGCACCCGCACGCGGACGGTATGGGCGGGGTGCTCGTGGTCGCCGTGCTGGTGCGCGGGCACGGTGATCTCCACCTCGTCGCCGACGCTCCTGCCGAGCAGCGCGTCGCGGACGTGCGTCTCGGCCACGTCGAGGTACACGGGGTAGGTGCCGCCCTCCTCACCGAGTTCCTCGATGGTGACCTGATCGCTCGCCTCAATGGGCCGCTCCGCCGCCGTGAAGGTCGCGTTGCGCTCCTGAAGGTCGGAGAGCGTGCGCTCCAGCACCTCGTCGGTGATCTCGGGGGACGCCGCCGTAAGCTGCGCGCCTCTCCAGTCGCCCAGCTTGACCTCGGGGTACGTCTCGCCGTTCACGGTGAAGTCGAAGCCCTGGCCGCTCGTCAGCGTGCCGGGGTCGATCTGCGCGTCCACGAGGCTGAGGCCGAGTTCGCGGGCCGCCTGCGGGTAGTGCGCCTGGAGGAGTCGGTCGCGGACCTCGTTCTCGACGTAGCCCTTGCCGACGCGGCCTTCGAGCACCTTGCGCGGTGCCTTGCCGGGCCGGAAGCCGGGCACGCGCACGTCACGCGCGAGACCCGCCCACACCTGCTCGTAGGCGCGGTTCACCTCGGCGGCGGGCACCGCGACCCGGAATTGCACCTTGTTGCCTTCCCTGCTGATCAGCTCTGCCATACGTCTCCCATCCTGACGCCCCCGCCTGCCCGGCCCGCGTCTGGACGCGGTGGAGGGGTGGGGCGTGTCCTCGTGTGTGCCTGTGCCGCCTGCGCCCGCTCCGTGAGCCGGGTGGCGCGCGACATGCCGCCGCGCATCATAGAGCCTGATACGCCCGCCGCGCGACTCCCGGCGGGGGCAAGGCGAACGGCGGCCCACCGGAGAGGACCGGAAGC
Above is a genomic segment from Deinococcus sp. YIM 134068 containing:
- a CDS encoding DinB family protein, which gives rise to MSVPQAPHTREELLQALNQMQGELGTYFRKLPGDVFTRGSAEAWSPSHHLHHLTLSNAPVAKALQISRDRLGRRSGGRPSRSFLDIRDGYRDALAGGAKASGRYVPDPQGDQAALVQEYLDATAAVRTALAGWTDADLDRFALTHPVLGELSVREMLLFTLYHNQHHLGGVKASLGQA
- a CDS encoding beta-ketoacyl-ACP synthase III; translated protein: MTAPQGQPPTPARPSIGITALGTYAPARVVTNADFEARMDTSAEWIESRTGIRERRFTEAEEYTSDVGVAAVRDLLSRDPDALDEVDAVICATVSPDALMPSTAALIAMQVGLAGAAAFDLSAACSGFVYGVSVAQGLILAGTARRVLVVGAEALSKIVDQNDRNTAILFGDGGGAAVVGPVPQGYGFQDFVLGADGAGGSSLYLRCAAPRLPGGFEMGEAVGMNGREVFKFAVRVLGDSGNQVLARSGLSSADVDWVIPHQANIRIIEAACERVGLPMSKTVVNLDRYGNTSSATVPLALREAIDDGRIWDGQQLLLVAFGGGLSWAASTLKWWAGAPSLKARARQEAVGV
- the tig gene encoding trigger factor; amino-acid sequence: MAELISREGNKVQFRVAVPAAEVNRAYEQVWAGLARDVRVPGFRPGKAPRKVLEGRVGKGYVENEVRDRLLQAHYPQAARELGLSLVDAQIDPGTLTSGQGFDFTVNGETYPEVKLGDWRGAQLTAASPEITDEVLERTLSDLQERNATFTAAERPIEASDQVTIEELGEEGGTYPVYLDVAETHVRDALLGRSVGDEVEITVPAHQHGDHEHPAHTVRVRVQGVQTKQLQELNDDFARSLNFDSLDRLRTDLRGELERRARQEGDAARREEFVTGLVERMQADIPRALVDRRREAMLEEIQDDLSRQGVKWGEYEEFMREQGKLDDFMADLARNAESRVKRDLALERLAEDLNVRVTEAEFNQTLGALAQGNNMTVQQLRTQLGPEGLNGYLVSLTREKGLAQALAQLGGGQAAQAQGAQNVVSEPQTEQAEQTEQAGTEQAEDMSAGSDATGETQIEAQATSQEEGTGATDSETADTGMTDELTVGTATDDADVSAQEAVTARTGEVSTGTEGTTEQGTTEQGGEQGQERQGE
- the fabD gene encoding ACP S-malonyltransferase, translated to MTIAALFPGQGSHAVGMGADLTAAFPEAEAVYAEAERTLPGLRALIETGPLDELTLTANQQPALVAASVAAYRAWQARTGQTPAYAAGHSLGEYSALVAAGTLKLEGALTLTRRRGELMQKAVPVGVGAMSAVMGDPAVVREVCDSAPGIVQPANFNAPTQTVISGEKDAVDAAAATLKGRGLKVIPLKVSAPFHCALMQPAQDALTPDLRATAFGPLAFPVVANVTAEANGDPAALPDLLARQITGSVRWVETIQTLAALGVDTFIEFGPGAVLTGLVKRILPDARTLNVGKAEDLA